The Phormidium sp. PBR-2020 DNA segment AAGAGAGGGGAACCGCCGTCGAGATGTTGGCGATCAATCCAGAGGGGAATCCCGTTTTGCCAGACTTCCGTTTGCGATCGCCAGTAGCCGCTGTTAAACCGTTCGCCTCGGGCCGTTCGCCCAAATCGTAGTAACTCCCACCCCAGCCAAACGGCATTTTCCCCTAAGTTGACTCGCACCTGTTGCTGAAACTTCGCTCCATCAAAGACGATGCTTTCACGGGGAATATACTCCAAATAGGCATCGTGATCTAGGGACATGGTCAGGGTTTGTTGAGATTCGGGGCCGTTGCTGCGATAGAGTTTACTGGCGGAGACGGTGGTGAGGCTGGCTTCGGCGTGGGGATGGAGGGTAATCTCTTGGCTGAGGCGATCGCCCCCGACAATTCCCCCAGCGGTATGGAGAATCAGACTTTGACAGGTTTTGCCGTCGGGATGGAAACTCCGTTGCAGTTTGAGGGGAGACTGGCTA contains these protein-coding regions:
- a CDS encoding urease accessory protein UreD, whose protein sequence is MTTPWQGKLKLSYAKQGDITRVVDSYSQSPLKLQRSFHPDGKTCQSLILHTAGGIVGGDRLSQEITLHPHAEASLTTVSASKLYRSNGPESQQTLTMSLDHDAYLEYIPRESIVFDGAKFQQQVRVNLGENAVWLGWELLRFGRTARGERFNSGYWRSQTEVWQNGIPLWIDRQHLDGGSPLLDAPNGLNGQPVVGTLAWIGQAVSPEIVDNVRHLWQQREIEGEIALSCRQSGVICRYRGRSTQNATAAFLDLWQLLRQSQGDRLVTIPRIWSY